The DNA sequence TATGGCACGGAGAGTTATGAGCATATCTGAACAATAAACAGCCGCACTACCATGTCCTCGGTTGtgcaaagctagcttttccgTTCATCCTTGGATTACAGGTGTTTCTTTGCCTGCGGTCGACCATCGCAGACTTCACTGCAGCCCGCATCGATAACCTTCGCCGTCATCAGTGTAGGCTCCAGTCTGCATGACTAGAAGTGTCAAAGCGTTCCTTTCCAAGGCTCTGAGAGACTTCCAGCCTGACACTTCCTCGGGCGGTACCACCTAATTCGGGCGTCTTTTCCGTCGATGCAGCCGTTTCTCAATACGGATTCACGTCAGCCTACTGTGAAACCCTGCAAATTCAGTTGCCGACTCTTGCGACTTATAATATCGAGATCGAAACTGAAACTCCGGTATTCGTAGTTACCACGTGATGTGCGCCGTTAGCAGTGGGTGTGATTAATTAGGAATCCTTCTGACGCGTTTTTGAGCGTCAATGAGCGTTTTAGCGTATCAAGATTTGACTTCTCACAAGCGTGCGAGAgccgaaagggtgaccatacttAGCGTTTCAATCGTTTCAAAGTGCGAGCTGCCACGACTTGAGGAGAGCCTATGCTGATGCATGCAGCCTGCAACCGCGCCAATCCAGTACATTGACGCGGTGAGATGTGCTACCACAGCAACATATTCACATGGCTGGCCTGACCTCCATCCCTCGATATCGAGAACCAATGTCAAGAAGACTGACGAGGTAGCGCCCAAATTTGGGCTGCCTATGTAAGATGGAGGAAATACATTATTCACACCTTTCACTTCTCTTGAAGGGAGGAAACGGTGCAGAAATTAGAACGTGTTTGTTCTGAAGCGGGCACGTGGAGCGAGCCGCCATGTCTGAACATGACATTACCCTTTCTTCATTGAACGGGAAGTCTCTAAATAAATACCTTGCCATAAATAATTTCGGCGGTAAAACTGTCCCAGGATAGAGGTACAGCCGACTAAATAGGTGCGCACTAGACTTATCAGAACAGAAAATTGGGCTATAGTTGCAGCTGGTATTGCGTGTACGAGACTAACAGTAGCCGTAGTACAACAATAGACGTGATACAACACAAAGGCAAAGTACAGGCTGCCACTCTTCACACGGCAAGAAGATCGAACGGACAAAACAGAACGATGATAATGATTACTATCATCGCGATGACGGCAGCGGTGATGGCATGGGGGTGGTTTCCTGAATGTCGCAACATTGTTGATGGTTCCTTATTACGCAAATTTTTCTTTCTGCTTGTTGTTTGTCTAGCAATACAGCAGCGTGTACCTACACGAGTTCAATCAGCACTTACCTAGAATAATTTCGGAAGAAGGCATTTCTAACGTAGCGTTCCGTGTCTCTAGGTGGAACCGGTCAATCCCCTTCGTGGGTATGTGCCGTGTTATAAAGTATACAACGACAACATACCGATGATCCCTCTCCAACTTCCTTCTAAAACATTCACACTACGATCAAGATGCACGATGTGCATAAATCTATAAAGCATTTGCTATGTCACTGCCCTCTAAACACGGACTTTCGATTTCGGAGGTTGATTGATACGCTTGTCAGTTTCGACAGTCATCCCTTGTCAGGGGACTCTATATCGGTGCGCACTTGGCTTGTATGTAAATCTAATTTTCAAGTCATCCATGCCTTTGAAAACTATTTGAAAACTACGGTCCTGTGTTCAAGCCTATGCGTGGACTTAACCGTTACGTGTTTTGCATCATTCCTCTGACATTATTGTCACCCACCAAGCTCCTCTTCCTTACCCTCTCCCCCTTACCCAAGCGCATATGAGAtggctagaggaatgtacctcaggccgaCATGTATGTCTTTCTTACCAATAAACTCTTTTTTTCTATTACTGTTAGCACAGCATATGTATATCTCAGTGTAGCACACTTTATTTGCGGGGTGTTTTAGCATCAACGTACCGTTAGCGACGTGTATCTTTGTTAGAGACGCATGTATTCTTTCCTTGTCCCTCGGTGAAATGGCGCAAGCCACTTTGGTGTATCGGCCAGGAAATCAGTAGGTGGGAGTTAGGGGTCAATAATACCAAAAAAAGAGTCACAGGCCTGTGCGGCACATGCGACACACTCACGGTAGGAGCGGCTCTGCTCGAGCTCCGTTTTCGGCAGCTCGCAGTAGAGGATTCGTACCTTGCGAGCATTACGCGTACCGAAGAGCATagagtttctttctttgttacctAGAGGGAAATTGGCGCTGCGGCGCTGTGGTGGGCATGGGAATACCGGTATGACTTCGGATCACTGTGACTTCGGatcggcatcgttctcggagagccaggcaagcaccgttccgtctgtcacagcGATTCATTGTCTACTAGAACTGCACGTAATAAGCTGTTTTAgatttattattacgcaaaaccATGTTTTGTTTAGCTATAAGagcttgttattgcatgtacagtTATATGATACgaaaaaagtatcagcgggccactaaagtttgaggacagacgacaagattcgcgttCACTTTGAaatagtttgtcgtctgttcttgcttttcttcccttcatCATGCATTGTACgtgagtaaagatgcaatttgcgtgaatggaatcattttatgaagatttcactttaaaaacgcgttatttgtgtagccatatctacgttttagacgaagcctcttacaacaccagtcaacacgagcctcgcagacgcatataccgtcattcccatgacggcgcgacgccccttaagaaactcccatagacggtggcgccagttttccctctaggtgttatagtgagaaactctatgccgaagagtaaacacaggtatcgagACTATGCGCGGCGCCCATGTCACATCCCTTCACCCGTGGTACGATACGATGCTGTTGATGACGAGAATTTatttgcatcccctttgaaacgaggcggtgACCAATAGTCACCGCCACATGGTCCACGAATGGCGACGGAACGCGCTGTGCAGCTGGACGTGACACAGACGCAACACCGGTAGCGACCGGGCAGCATCCGGTGTCCGCGGCAGAACAACGGCTCATCGCTACATGTAGACGACATCATTTGTGGTCCCTATATACTGTGTTTAGCAAGTAGGGTTCATTCTCGTCGCCAGAATGTGGTGCCGGCGCGGCCGCCATGGAAGTCGATGCCGAAAATAAAGGGGGAAGGCACACACGCAAAAACGCAGTTAGGTACCGAGGAGATGATTAATTTTTGAGACGGCCGGTTTTATAGAGGCGGCCGACTATCGTAGCGCTCCCTGATGACAAGTAAAACTGGCTCCGAAACCAAAAGCCGCAACATAGCACAGATACATTTTAGAAAGAGGAATTACTTGTCTTACacgtcatgatgatgatgatgatgtcctggatgagtttggcgcttacccactcgcggggattggccaagagtcgggcagactttgcttatgtgttcagaaaaggaggtaaaaatctaaaattttgttacatgaatttaggcgagggaaaatcttACACGTCATACTATAGGTCACTCTTCGTCGCCTCAAGATCCTCCcgcaaaaaggaaataaagatgAATCCTTGACAGAGCACCAACGGAGTCCCGGACTAGGGGTACCGACCTCGTCAACCCCTTTTTCAAAGATGTCAATCAAGATTTTCATAATAATCTTGACAGAgcacttcgtctttctcttattTCTTTACTGCACTCTTCCGTGTTCCTTCTCATTATTATGGCTCAAGAGGTCGGAAGTGACGAGAAACAGCAcgcaataaagagagagagagagatcagctAAGCGTATGGTCATCCAGCGTTCTTGGTCAGTTCCGTTTCACCGAGCTGTTTGACATATATGGCGGCATCGACGACGAAGAAGGGAAAACCCCGCGTCCGCAATGGGCGCTCTAAGCGGTATCGAGCCTTCTAGCCAAGACTCCCAGCGGTGGACGCCGGCCTGGCGTCCCTGAGGCATGTGTCACCATGCCAGACAGGCGACGCCGGTCCTCCCTACGGCGCCACGCCGATAGGAGGCGTTCCCGGTCCGAGGAACGGCACTCGCCGCGCTCGGCCTCGGTGAGCTTCGATGACACGCCTTCGGACCGTCCGCCTCGCCCATCCAGAGAGTCAATGCGTGACGACAGCAGCTCCTCCGGCGAGTACGAGATCGTGGAGCTGTACAACGACGACTCCGTGGGTGACGACGACAGGTGGGATGACAGCGACAAGAATAAAACAGCGTCCACGAGCGATGCCTACAATCAGAGCCAAGCTTACATGATCATAGCAGCCGTCATGGTGGCCAGCGCCTTCCTCGGGGTCCTCATGAAGTTCGCCTTCACCCCGAGCCACTCGGGACACTCTCACGGCCTCCGCAGGGTCCCGGGTCGGGTGCTTGTCGAGGAGACCGACACGACGACGCTATCCGACGTGACGCCGCCTATGGGAAAGATCAACGTGAGCGCCATTAGAGACCTTGCGACAGTAGTGAAGAGTTCGACGACGGCCGAAGCGGCGAAGCCCGCACCGCGGAAGTCTGCTTTCACGTACGAATGCCGCACGGACGCCTGCCTATGGCAGAGCCGGCTGATCTACGACAAGATCAATCAGTCTATTGGCCCGTGCGAGGACTTCTACGCGTACGTGTGTTCCAACCGGTGGTACAACGGCGAGCTCGAAGTGCAGAGCAGGCCCTACGTAGTCAGCGGGCCGGGCCTGCTTATACTCGACATTGCGAAGttcctgctgcagcaaaaggTGAGAGAGCAGCCCTCGACAAGCTTCATCACCCAGTCTTCCAAGTTGCTGAAAACGTGCATTCAGGTGCGAAACTCGAGCTCTTCAAATAAGGACTGGGAAGACATTAAGAGAGTGCTCGAGTCGTATTCCCTTACAAACTGGCCGTTCACGATTGATCCGCCGACGGTCAAGTTCCAAGACGTACTCAGGCTCGTCGACAAGAGGCTCAACTTGCTGGCCGTCGTGCACGTGACCCTGCGGAAGCGCTTCGAGAACGAAGGCTACATGCTGCACCTGGACTCGCCGAAGCTCACCATGGTTCGTCACCAGCTGACGTTCCTCGACGAGGGATTTCAGGAGTACAAGAACTGCATAAAGCGTGCATTTGCGCTCCTCGGTAGCAAGGTCGAAACGGACCACATCGCCGAAGACGTCCTGGAGTTTGAACGGAAGCTCGACGAGGCGTCCCTACCACCCAAGCGATTCGTGTCCATACTCAATTCTACAGTGTCCATCGTGAACCTGAAGCGTGCGGGCAAGCTGGAGTGGGACACCTACCTGACGTACCTACAGCCGGGATCCGACAAGGTCATCGTTCTCAATTCGGCTTTCATCAACAAGCTCTCTGGCATCCTCACGTCGACGGCCCTGTCCACACTGCTGAACTACATCGGCTTCCGGATCGTCGTTCTGCTGTCGCCGCTGCTGCCCAAGCAAGCGGAGTTTCTCGTACCGCTGAGTTACGACGACCACATCCACAAGTACAACGCCAGGCTGCAGGCGTGCGTACATCTCGTGGAGCGGCTGTTTCCTTACGGGATCCGCAAGATCGCCAGGTCCGCAATGGGAAAGACGACGATGGAGCAGATCGCGTACGACCACAACCTCGACAAGCTGGTGAGCAGCGTCAAGGGAGTGGTGTCTCAGACCGTGGCCCGTGCCCCGTGGCTGACACAGGCCGAAGCAGACGTGGCAACGCAGAAGATCGAAAGCCTCGAAGTGGACTTCATTGGCGCAAAGGAACACATGGACGTCCTCATTGGGTacgctttgctttgctttgctttgctttgctttgctttgcttgcttgcttgctggcttgctggcttgctggctggctggctggctggctcgctcgctcgctcgctcgctgtaAACGGGCCGGTCCCGAAACAAGAAAAGCACTGTTCAACTCTCAGTACAAATGCAGCATTCGGCACTTCTTTTGAGCGAGTGCTGTTTGTACCGCACTCTGCTCTGTGTACGACGTTTATGCAGCAAGTGCACGCTATTTGAGTAAAGTGAGGTGGACACGCTTCATCGGGGAGGGAGTACATGAGCTCTCGCAATTTTCTTAGAATATTGGGTAGGTTTAGTCACTCCCGCATGATGGCTTAAAGCATGCTTTGACATCCGTAAAGCGTATTATAGCAAAACACATGTTAAATGTTGAATCTTGCTCGCTGTTTGTACAAACGAAGTTACTGAACTGTAGCAAACATGTTATCCATTACGCCACTCAGAGGTGATCTTGAGTTACCTACTCTGTCGCGCCACGTAAGTGTGCCATAGTGTGAACCCATGTACGCCAGTGAAATTATGTATTGGGTCATGGAATGTTTGAGTACACCCCACCTTTAGGCCCAATGTGACCACCTCGGCCATTATAGAGATCAATGTTCATATGGTGAGCGGTTGTCATGCCATGATGAGATCGGATCCCTGCACACAGTCGCTGAAGTGACACACAAGAGGCTCGTTCTATTTAAGCTTGCACATGAAAGTCAAACCGCATAAAGCATTCATGAGCGAAGAAAAAAGAGGGGAGGGATGGAGGGGGAGAGCCGGTAACCGAGGATTTGGAAAGCAACAAAGTCTTTgaaattatgcaaaaaggtgagatAATTACGAAAAAAAACGTCAGTGCCTTTATATCCGGAACTTTACACCTCCAGTTTCTCGGTCTGATGGCGGCGCCCAATGTACTAGTAAACAAAGTACCTCGATTTAGTCGTTCGTTTCGGCGATCGTCCTCGACACGTTGTGTTgtaatctcagcgctgacgcccgttgttggaatctcagcgctgacacccgttgttgcaatcccaccgctgccaccagctgttgtaATCTCAGCACTGACGGTCGttgttgcaacaactcgtgccagcggtgtgattgcaacaacgggtgtcagcgctgagattccaacagttCGCGGAAAGCCGCACCTGCGGTCTCCGGACGCAAACAACCTCCTCTGCATAACGAATTTGCGAAATTGCGAAGGCAATTTGCGAAATGGTGCGCGCGCAGGTATTACCAGAGCAGGGTCGACGCGTCGTTCACCGCGCCGGTGCGCGACTACACGGCGCTGCTGAACGAGACCATGTCGCGCTACTGGCTCTCCAAGGACAACGCCGACTACGACGCGCGCTACCACGTGTCCAGCCTGAGGCCCGGCTACGAGTACAACGCGGGCAAGAACGTGCTGCACGTGCCGTTCGGCGTGGTCGCCCTGCAGCAGCGCGTGGCCCAGTCTGCGATCCCGGCCATCCTGTTGCCCTTCATCGTGCCCTACCTCGTGGAAGGCACGTCCGCCCACACTGGCGTTTAAAATTTAAAGAGGCATGCACGCGCACAACTTAGTGCGTCCCAGAcgagtgctttgttttcttttccttttttctagaCTCGATTTTCATAGCGTAGTCTGCTCAAGTACTTTCTTCAAAGCTCGACTTGCATGGGGCAGCCTAGTGAAGtaattttccttcttcttcttcttcttgagttcttcttcttgagtcctggtcttctgcgccttgcctttactacttcaagcatgaaccaactagcccaagcaagagttttacttgaagtAATTTTCCAAAGCTCGAGTTGCATTTATTTGGAAGAACGTTGGTCGGTCAATTAGGGAAGCGCGAGGCGCAACAATTCTCTTTTTATTCGTCTCCATTTTATTGATTTTCAATCGCTCAAGGTCTGACGACCGATTTCCCGTTTTGCAATGCATC is a window from the Dermacentor albipictus isolate Rhodes 1998 colony chromosome 6, USDA_Dalb.pri_finalv2, whole genome shotgun sequence genome containing:
- the LOC135914470 gene encoding neprilysin-1-like, which encodes MPDRRRRSSLRRHADRRRSRSEERHSPRSASVSFDDTPSDRPPRPSRESMRDDSSSSGEYEIVELYNDDSVGDDDRWDDSDKNKTASTSDAYNQSQAYMIIAAVMVASAFLGVLMKFAFTPSHSGHSHGLRRVPGRVLVEETDTTTLSDVTPPMGKINVSAIRDLATVVKSSTTAEAAKPAPRKSAFTYECRTDACLWQSRLIYDKINQSIGPCEDFYAYVCSNRWYNGELEVQSRPYVVSGPGLLILDIAKFLLQQKVREQPSTSFITQSSKLLKTCIQVRNSSSSNKDWEDIKRVLESYSLTNWPFTIDPPTVKFQDVLRLVDKRLNLLAVVHVTLRKRFENEGYMLHLDSPKLTMVRHQLTFLDEGFQEYKNCIKRAFALLGSKVETDHIAEDVLEFERKLDEASLPPKRFVSILNSTVSIVNLKRAGKLEWDTYLTYLQPGSDKVIVLNSAFINKLSGILTSTALSTLLNYIGFRIVVLLSPLLPKQAEFLVPLSYDDHIHKYNARLQACVHLVERLFPYGIRKIARSAMGKTTMEQIAYDHNLDKLVSSVKGVVSQTVARAPWLTQAEADVATQKIESLEVDFIGAKEHMDVLIGYYQSRVDASFTAPVRDYTALLNETMSRYWLSKDNADYDARYHVSSLRPGYEYNAGKNVLHVPFGVVALQQRVAQSAIPAILLPFIVPYLVEGMYEAIDVRGSTINVRGMPETWWSGETLVRYRQQQKCFTQNYLDNIQRFGTFQESPMAPFLRSFMAEIAAVLPSFEAYVRALVAPHSMQRNFRIPGLPDLTPEMLFFVNYAAAHCDPVSSQGLTALDKRRLRYRVALPSALRVNIALRHFDTFAETFSCNTGTNMNPGAKCRLW